From a region of the Pseudanabaena sp. FACHB-2040 genome:
- a CDS encoding acyl carrier protein, giving the protein MEIQNSQISPPTELESSEVTAVDLPAKLPAAAEIQAWIASYLADLLDIDADEVDVTIPFDQYGLDSAAAVGMSGDLEDWLGQKLDPTLLYDYPTVQALAHHLAAS; this is encoded by the coding sequence ATGGAAATTCAAAATTCCCAAATCTCGCCACCTACAGAGTTAGAGAGCAGCGAGGTGACCGCGGTAGATTTGCCCGCAAAGCTACCCGCAGCAGCAGAGATCCAAGCCTGGATTGCTTCTTACCTAGCTGACCTGCTAGATATTGACGCCGATGAAGTTGATGTCACCATTCCCTTTGATCAGTATGGTTTAGATTCTGCAGCTGCAGTCGGCATGAGCGGTGATTTAGAAGATTGGCTAGGGCAGAAGCTCGATCCAACTTTGCTGTATGACTACCCTACTGTTCAAGCTTTAGCCCATCATTTAGCAGCTAGCTAA
- a CDS encoding type I polyketide synthase, translating to MRGPDVEAIAIIGMGCRFPGAQNPEAFWQLLHQGEDAITEVPPERWNIDEYYDPEPGTVGKMSTRWGGFLEQVDQFDPSFFGISPREVERMDPQQRLVLEVAWEAIENAGLDPKALSGSQTGVFMGIGNYDYCRLLAQDPSQINAYDGTGNTLSIAANRLSYTLNLRGPSVVVETACSSSLVALHFACRSLQSGESDACLVGGVSLMLSPEPFITYSHAHMMAADGRCKTFDARADGYVRGEGCGVVVLKRLTDAIKAGDTVLAVVRGTAVNQDGLSNGLTAPNGPSQQAVIRLALKNAGVTPAQISYVETHGTGTSLGDPIEFKSLKAVLMADRSVDQPCWLGSLKTNIGHLEAASGIASVIKVVLSLQHQEIPPHLHLQELNPYISLEGTTFSIPSERQPWWVSTERRLAGVSAFGFGGTNCHVVLEEAPVLPVWLSSELKREFTAPDAKQSAQNRQQLLDQINNQISDSVCDRTSHLLTLSAKTEPALRQLAQRYAEFLDTHSEVSLADICFTANTGRSHFDHRLAVVTDSVEHLYDQLTAFGSGQAATGAVHHHTSSKKRPKIAFLFTGQGSQYEGMGRHLYQTQPIFRQAIDRCSEILHAYLEQPLLDVMFAPAESTLLHQTAYTQPALFALEYALFQLWKSWGIEPAAAMGHSVGEYVAACVAGVFSLEDGLKLIAERGRLMQALPAEGEMVVVFAPETEVAAAIKPYVQVEIAAINGPKCIVISGQQREVEAAIAPLQARGIRTQPLQVSHAFHSPLMQPMLAEFEQVAAAVHYSPPQIKLISNVTGEGVTDAIATPEYWCQHVCQPVRFAQSLETLHQQKYALFLEVGPKPTLIGMGRYCLAEATADGAPIQWLPSLRPGRNEGQQMLQSLATLYGQGVAVNWASFDQPYPRRRLQLPTYPFQRQRYWVDIPTVPKTSEHSSALAHLLHGDTQHLVKQLQAAGTLSQDELKLLPKLLDLLVKQDQQQQTAASIQDWLYEIAWQPQPRQVKPAVENGGRSLGHWLIFADTAGVGRALATRLQEQGHRCSLVYPGTTYAEEAGIWRINPAQAADFDRLFQALGQHLDLTGIVHLWSLEAASVPPTLFSLEQAQTLGVGSLLPLLQSLANPDNALGQNQQAHPRLWLATQGAVAVGAALTGVAQAPLWGLGKVVALEYPDWWGGLIDVAADPETASLQLLAELDDALGEDQIAFHEGTRYVARLVRKSLPEPQSLSLQPEGTYLITGGLGALGLKLAHWMVAQGARQLVLTGRQQASPEAQAMVNQLEQSGVSVLIAQADVSSEVDMTRLFEQIKTSLPPLLGVVHAAGVSRYEAIADMEPSALTAVLRPKLVGTWILHQLTQEMSLDFFVSFSSISSVWGSKGQAHYAAANQFLDALAHYRHGLGLPALSVNWGPWAGGGMALEEFQVWLTRMGIEALQPNQAIAALGYLLTAGSVQTTVANVDWARFKDLFEARGKRPLLEGLGASPTVLTPTAESSAAGQPSAIVQQLEQAAGCDRYSLLKTYLQQAVATVLRLPDLPDPEQGLFDLGMDSLMAVELVSSLRAQLQVELPIADFMQASHISALTALLLRQISPEDVPEQEPIEGAVSGLNLSEEAVLDSAIYPSAATFEPTEASTILLTGATGFLGAFLLKEMLQQTEATLYCLVRATDAEHGLKKIQANLDTYFFPQKYDSSRIVPIVGDLSQPRLGLSDAQFGELAQKVDVIYHNGAVLNFVYPYSALKSANVLGTQEILRLACQSKTKPLHYVSTDAVFDSSAYYGREVTESEPTLHTDGIDLGYTQTKWVSEKLVTLAGDRGLPVTIYRPPLIAGDSQTGLWNTDDFTCRFLKGCIQMGSMPDMNCGITLVPVDYVSQAIVYLSRQPESIGKAFHLNNPNFSSWSGVAEAINQCGYPVRQIPYDAWEAELIASTTAADAGTHALNGLLPFFLRRWSDEQLTFAGLGQRRAKLNCQATVASLANTAIACPPVDSRLINTYFSYLIRSGFLQAPRVEVSSLS from the coding sequence GTGAGAGGTCCGGACGTGGAAGCGATCGCAATTATCGGCATGGGCTGTCGGTTTCCCGGTGCCCAAAACCCGGAAGCTTTTTGGCAACTTCTGCACCAAGGGGAAGATGCCATCACTGAAGTGCCCCCAGAACGATGGAACATTGACGAGTACTACGATCCAGAGCCGGGCACCGTTGGGAAAATGAGTACCCGCTGGGGCGGCTTCTTAGAGCAGGTTGATCAGTTTGATCCGAGCTTTTTTGGCATTTCCCCCCGAGAAGTAGAGCGAATGGACCCGCAGCAGCGGCTCGTGTTGGAGGTGGCCTGGGAAGCCATAGAAAATGCCGGACTTGACCCCAAAGCGCTGAGCGGTAGCCAAACAGGCGTCTTTATGGGCATTGGCAACTATGACTATTGCCGCCTGTTGGCCCAAGACCCAAGCCAGATTAATGCCTACGACGGCACAGGCAACACGCTTTCGATTGCGGCCAATCGCCTCTCTTACACGCTAAATTTGCGAGGCCCCAGCGTGGTCGTCGAGACAGCCTGTTCGTCTTCGCTGGTAGCGCTGCATTTTGCCTGCCGCAGTCTGCAGAGCGGTGAGTCTGACGCCTGCCTGGTCGGGGGGGTTAGCCTGATGCTGTCTCCAGAGCCGTTTATCACCTATTCCCATGCCCACATGATGGCGGCCGACGGTCGCTGTAAAACCTTTGATGCCCGCGCCGATGGGTATGTGCGAGGGGAGGGCTGCGGTGTAGTCGTGCTCAAGCGCCTGACAGATGCCATTAAAGCGGGGGATACGGTTTTGGCCGTTGTGCGGGGAACTGCCGTTAACCAAGATGGTCTCAGCAATGGCTTGACCGCGCCCAATGGCCCCTCTCAGCAGGCGGTGATTCGTCTAGCCCTAAAGAATGCTGGAGTGACGCCAGCTCAGATCAGCTATGTGGAAACGCACGGCACCGGCACGTCGCTTGGCGATCCGATTGAGTTCAAATCTCTCAAAGCAGTGCTGATGGCGGATCGAAGCGTCGATCAGCCATGTTGGCTGGGCTCATTAAAAACAAACATTGGGCATTTAGAGGCGGCTTCTGGAATTGCCAGCGTGATCAAAGTGGTTCTCTCACTGCAACATCAGGAGATTCCGCCGCACCTACATCTGCAGGAGTTGAATCCCTATATTTCTCTGGAGGGAACGACGTTTTCAATTCCCAGTGAGCGTCAGCCTTGGTGGGTAAGCACAGAGCGGCGGCTAGCTGGCGTAAGCGCCTTTGGCTTTGGCGGCACTAACTGTCACGTTGTTTTAGAGGAAGCGCCTGTCTTGCCAGTTTGGCTGTCGTCAGAGTTGAAGCGTGAGTTTACTGCACCTGACGCCAAGCAGTCTGCACAAAATAGGCAGCAGCTCTTAGATCAAATCAACAATCAAATCAGTGACAGCGTTTGCGATCGCACCTCCCACCTGCTGACACTTTCGGCCAAAACTGAGCCAGCCCTGAGGCAACTGGCGCAGCGCTATGCAGAGTTCCTAGACACTCATTCTGAAGTCTCTCTAGCAGATATCTGCTTTACGGCCAATACGGGGCGATCGCACTTTGACCATCGTCTCGCTGTGGTGACAGACAGTGTTGAGCATCTGTATGACCAGTTAACCGCTTTTGGATCTGGTCAAGCGGCGACGGGGGCTGTGCATCACCACACGTCTAGCAAAAAGCGCCCTAAGATTGCTTTTCTCTTTACCGGCCAGGGCTCGCAATATGAGGGCATGGGCCGCCATCTTTACCAAACTCAGCCGATCTTCCGCCAAGCAATTGATCGCTGCAGCGAAATTCTGCACGCTTACCTAGAGCAGCCTTTGCTGGACGTGATGTTTGCACCGGCAGAGAGTACGCTCCTGCACCAAACTGCCTACACGCAGCCCGCCCTGTTTGCCCTGGAATATGCGCTGTTTCAGCTCTGGAAATCGTGGGGCATTGAGCCTGCTGCAGCGATGGGGCACAGTGTCGGGGAATATGTGGCGGCCTGTGTAGCCGGAGTTTTTAGCCTAGAGGATGGCCTTAAGCTGATTGCTGAGCGGGGGCGGCTGATGCAGGCACTGCCGGCAGAGGGTGAGATGGTGGTGGTGTTTGCCCCTGAAACGGAGGTGGCGGCGGCGATTAAACCCTATGTGCAGGTTGAGATTGCAGCGATTAACGGCCCTAAGTGCATTGTGATATCGGGCCAGCAGCGGGAAGTAGAGGCGGCCATTGCCCCACTGCAGGCGCGGGGCATTAGAACCCAACCACTACAGGTTTCCCATGCCTTCCACTCACCTCTAATGCAGCCGATGCTGGCAGAGTTTGAGCAGGTGGCTGCCGCAGTTCACTACTCACCGCCCCAGATTAAGCTGATTTCCAATGTTACCGGGGAGGGGGTGACAGATGCGATCGCAACCCCTGAGTACTGGTGCCAGCATGTCTGCCAGCCCGTCCGCTTTGCTCAGAGCCTAGAAACGCTGCATCAGCAAAAATACGCTCTCTTTTTAGAAGTGGGCCCCAAGCCAACCCTGATTGGCATGGGCCGCTACTGCCTTGCAGAAGCTACCGCAGACGGAGCGCCGATTCAATGGCTGCCCAGCTTGCGCCCAGGTCGCAATGAGGGGCAGCAGATGTTGCAGAGCTTAGCCACTCTGTATGGGCAAGGCGTAGCGGTAAATTGGGCCAGCTTTGATCAGCCCTACCCTCGGCGGCGGCTGCAGCTGCCCACCTACCCTTTTCAGCGGCAGCGCTATTGGGTCGATATTCCTACAGTCCCTAAGACCAGCGAGCACTCCTCTGCTCTAGCCCATCTATTGCACGGCGATACCCAGCACCTCGTCAAACAGCTACAGGCCGCAGGCACCCTCTCACAGGATGAGCTGAAGCTATTACCCAAGCTGCTAGATCTGCTGGTGAAACAAGATCAGCAGCAGCAAACAGCAGCCTCCATTCAAGATTGGCTCTATGAGATTGCGTGGCAGCCCCAGCCGCGTCAAGTAAAGCCTGCCGTGGAAAATGGCGGCCGCAGTCTGGGGCATTGGCTAATTTTTGCCGATACCGCCGGAGTTGGGCGAGCCTTAGCAACGCGGCTACAGGAGCAGGGACACCGCTGTAGCTTGGTGTATCCCGGAACAACCTATGCAGAAGAAGCAGGAATCTGGCGGATAAACCCGGCCCAGGCTGCCGATTTCGACCGACTCTTTCAGGCGCTAGGGCAACATTTAGACTTAACAGGCATTGTGCATTTGTGGAGCCTGGAGGCAGCGTCAGTTCCCCCCACGCTCTTCTCATTGGAACAGGCCCAAACGCTGGGAGTTGGCAGCCTGTTGCCTTTGCTGCAGAGCTTGGCAAACCCCGACAATGCTCTGGGGCAAAACCAGCAGGCCCACCCACGTTTGTGGCTGGCGACCCAGGGCGCGGTTGCGGTGGGTGCTGCCCTCACAGGCGTAGCCCAAGCGCCGCTCTGGGGCCTGGGTAAGGTGGTGGCACTAGAGTATCCCGACTGGTGGGGCGGCCTGATCGATGTCGCGGCTGATCCTGAAACCGCCTCGCTGCAGCTGCTGGCAGAGCTAGACGATGCCCTGGGCGAAGATCAAATTGCCTTCCATGAGGGCACTCGCTATGTCGCGCGCCTAGTGCGAAAGTCTCTGCCAGAGCCTCAAAGCCTCTCACTGCAGCCCGAGGGAACCTACCTAATTACTGGCGGCCTGGGTGCTCTGGGCCTCAAGCTGGCTCATTGGATGGTCGCTCAGGGCGCGCGTCAACTGGTGCTCACAGGGCGGCAGCAGGCGTCTCCAGAGGCGCAAGCTATGGTCAATCAGCTGGAGCAGTCGGGGGTCAGCGTTCTCATTGCCCAAGCAGACGTGTCTAGCGAAGTCGACATGACTCGGCTGTTTGAGCAAATCAAAACATCACTGCCTCCGTTACTGGGCGTCGTCCATGCAGCGGGCGTCTCTCGCTATGAGGCGATTGCCGATATGGAGCCTAGCGCCCTAACAGCGGTGCTGCGACCTAAGCTAGTGGGCACCTGGATTCTGCATCAGCTGACGCAGGAGATGAGCCTAGACTTTTTCGTTAGTTTCTCCTCGATCTCATCGGTCTGGGGGTCTAAAGGGCAAGCCCACTACGCTGCCGCCAACCAGTTTCTCGATGCCCTAGCGCACTACCGACACGGATTGGGATTGCCTGCCCTCAGCGTTAACTGGGGGCCTTGGGCAGGCGGCGGCATGGCGCTAGAGGAGTTTCAGGTTTGGCTAACCCGCATGGGCATAGAGGCCCTGCAGCCCAATCAGGCAATTGCTGCCCTAGGCTACTTGCTCACGGCAGGCTCGGTTCAAACGACGGTGGCTAACGTAGACTGGGCTCGGTTCAAAGACTTATTTGAAGCTAGGGGTAAACGCCCCTTGCTAGAGGGCTTGGGCGCTTCCCCGACAGTCCTCACACCAACGGCTGAGTCCTCTGCCGCCGGGCAACCCTCCGCTATTGTGCAGCAGTTAGAACAGGCGGCGGGTTGCGATCGCTACTCCCTACTCAAAACTTACCTGCAGCAGGCAGTGGCCACAGTGCTGCGGCTGCCCGATCTGCCCGACCCTGAGCAGGGTTTGTTTGATCTAGGTATGGACTCTCTCATGGCGGTTGAGCTGGTCAGCTCCCTGCGGGCTCAGCTTCAGGTAGAGCTGCCCATCGCTGACTTTATGCAGGCATCTCACATCAGCGCGTTAACTGCTCTGCTGCTGCGGCAGATCTCGCCTGAGGATGTGCCAGAGCAGGAGCCCATAGAAGGTGCAGTTAGCGGTTTAAATCTCTCTGAGGAAGCCGTTTTAGACAGCGCTATTTATCCCAGCGCAGCCACCTTTGAACCCACAGAAGCCAGCACCATTCTGCTGACAGGGGCAACCGGCTTTTTAGGAGCTTTTCTGCTGAAGGAAATGCTTCAACAAACAGAGGCAACTCTGTACTGCCTAGTTCGCGCGACAGATGCCGAGCATGGTTTGAAAAAGATTCAGGCCAATCTAGACACCTATTTCTTCCCCCAAAAATACGACAGCTCCAGAATCGTTCCCATTGTGGGCGACCTATCACAGCCCCGGTTAGGTCTTTCAGATGCCCAGTTTGGGGAGCTAGCCCAGAAAGTAGACGTGATTTATCACAATGGGGCCGTTCTGAATTTCGTCTACCCCTATTCAGCGCTAAAGTCCGCCAACGTTTTAGGCACCCAGGAGATTCTGCGGTTAGCCTGCCAGTCTAAAACTAAGCCCCTGCACTACGTTTCCACGGATGCAGTGTTTGATTCATCGGCCTACTACGGCAGAGAGGTCACCGAATCAGAGCCCACTCTGCACACAGACGGAATAGACCTGGGCTATACCCAAACCAAATGGGTCTCCGAAAAACTGGTGACCTTGGCAGGCGATCGTGGGTTGCCGGTCACGATCTACCGGCCGCCTCTCATTGCAGGCGACAGCCAAACCGGGCTCTGGAACACCGACGACTTTACCTGTCGATTCCTCAAAGGCTGCATCCAGATGGGGAGTATGCCCGACATGAACTGTGGCATTACGCTGGTTCCGGTTGATTACGTTAGCCAGGCCATCGTTTACCTCTCTAGACAGCCAGAGTCGATAGGAAAAGCCTTCCACCTAAACAATCCCAATTTCTCTAGCTGGAGCGGAGTGGCCGAAGCCATCAATCAATGCGGCTATCCAGTGCGTCAAATTCCCTATGACGCTTGGGAAGCCGAGCTGATTGCATCTACCACAGCAGCCGATGCTGGAACTCATGCCTTAAATGGTCTCCTGCCCTTCTTCCTGCGGCGCTGGTCTGACGAGCAGCTTACCTTTGCTGGATTGGGGCAACGCCGGGCCAAGCTCAACTGTCAGGCCACCGTAGCCAGCTTGGCTAACACAGCAATTGCCTGCCCGCCAGTCGATTCGCGCTTAATCAATACCTACTTCTCATATCTCATTCGCAGTGGTTTTCTGCAGGCTCCAAGGGTTGAAGTGAGCAGCCTGTCCTAG
- a CDS encoding glycosyltransferase, with protein sequence MKPSNIHTLVFLVTGFPPDVSGVSLFNWERAQWFAKQEQYRVVVFAPDWQQPSESLSIPPDLRHKLIIERYPSKPWIPYPPTHVPRFKAARYIKQRLGNYNPALIVVTDVERYFLLSTWQLPGRGYAKANQIPYVAEYHTDLYNFSASYPGWQWLRQAARSSQMASYLYRQFDVTVCASLAASQSCQELGIPSVQTIPFLGIDVSTYSPARRNRQWLKPWLSEQEQHNKVLLFLGRLGFEKRVDLLIQAFAKLQEKEPNCSLIIAGDGPDTVVNALKRLAKPISNIHFTGFLLGETKANVLASCDVFCSPSPYETFGRTVVEAMASGLPIVTVNSGAVSEYISNRVNGYLVPPDDAEGLANGIGNVLLSNSTGVVEQALKDAKQFSLDQGCENLSRYYQQLLGIKQDDKDLTSLSRL encoded by the coding sequence ATGAAGCCTTCTAATATTCACACTCTGGTCTTTCTGGTCACGGGGTTTCCCCCCGATGTGAGTGGCGTTTCACTCTTTAACTGGGAACGCGCCCAGTGGTTTGCCAAACAGGAGCAATACCGGGTCGTTGTGTTTGCCCCTGACTGGCAGCAACCTAGTGAAAGTCTCTCAATTCCCCCCGACTTGCGCCACAAGTTAATCATTGAGCGGTATCCTTCAAAACCTTGGATTCCTTACCCTCCCACCCATGTACCTCGGTTCAAAGCTGCTCGATACATTAAACAGCGACTAGGCAACTACAATCCTGCTCTAATCGTTGTAACAGACGTAGAGCGCTATTTCCTGCTAAGCACCTGGCAACTGCCGGGTAGAGGCTATGCCAAAGCCAACCAAATCCCCTACGTTGCCGAGTACCACACGGATCTGTACAACTTTTCGGCATCTTACCCCGGCTGGCAGTGGCTGCGGCAGGCGGCGCGAAGTTCTCAAATGGCCAGCTACCTGTATCGCCAGTTTGATGTCACAGTCTGCGCTAGCCTGGCTGCTAGCCAAAGCTGTCAAGAGCTGGGCATTCCCAGTGTTCAGACAATTCCGTTTCTGGGGATTGACGTTTCCACTTACAGTCCGGCTCGCCGAAATCGGCAATGGCTAAAGCCGTGGCTGAGTGAACAGGAGCAGCACAACAAGGTTTTGCTGTTCCTGGGGCGGTTGGGTTTTGAGAAGCGGGTTGATTTACTCATTCAAGCTTTTGCCAAGCTTCAGGAAAAGGAACCCAACTGCTCTCTAATTATTGCTGGCGATGGGCCTGACACTGTGGTTAATGCGCTCAAAAGACTGGCAAAACCCATTTCAAACATTCACTTTACGGGGTTTTTATTAGGAGAAACAAAGGCCAATGTTTTAGCCTCTTGCGATGTGTTTTGTAGCCCTTCTCCCTATGAGACCTTTGGGCGAACTGTTGTCGAAGCAATGGCTTCAGGGCTGCCGATAGTTACGGTTAATAGTGGTGCCGTATCAGAGTACATTTCAAATCGAGTTAATGGCTATCTTGTTCCCCCTGACGATGCCGAAGGGTTAGCCAATGGCATTGGCAATGTGTTGCTCAGCAATTCTACAGGCGTTGTTGAGCAAGCGTTAAAAGACGCTAAACAGTTTTCGCTGGATCAAGGGTGTGAGAATTTAAGCCGCTATTATCAGCAGCTTTTAGGCATTAAACAAGACGACAAAGATTTAACGAGTCTAAGCAGGCTGTAA
- the fabZ gene encoding 3-hydroxyacyl-ACP dehydratase FabZ, which yields MSTLTNVNSPNYSLSNADDNQPDSIALNTAKPVLTLEEIQKKLPHRYPFALVDRIIEYKPGERAVGIKNVTFNEPHFQGHFPQHPIMPGVLIVEAMAQVGGIVLTQMLESDSGLFLFARIDKARFRRPVVPGDQLVITVEVLSVKQHRFGKVQAWAEVDGELASEGQLTFSLLNA from the coding sequence ATGTCAACTTTAACTAACGTTAATTCACCTAACTATTCTCTATCTAATGCTGATGATAACCAACCCGATTCAATTGCTTTGAACACCGCTAAGCCTGTTCTGACACTGGAAGAAATTCAAAAGAAACTGCCTCATCGCTATCCTTTTGCTCTAGTTGATCGCATAATTGAATATAAGCCGGGAGAGCGAGCCGTTGGCATTAAAAATGTCACCTTTAACGAACCTCATTTCCAAGGTCACTTTCCTCAACATCCCATCATGCCTGGAGTCCTCATCGTAGAGGCAATGGCGCAGGTAGGGGGCATTGTCCTCACCCAGATGTTGGAATCTGACAGCGGGCTGTTTCTATTTGCCAGAATCGATAAAGCTCGGTTTCGTCGCCCAGTCGTGCCAGGCGATCAGCTAGTCATCACGGTTGAAGTCCTGTCAGTCAAACAGCATCGTTTTGGCAAGGTGCAGGCATGGGCTGAAGTAGATGGTGAACTGGCTTCTGAGGGACAGCTTACGTTTTCCCTATTAAACGCATAA
- the fabF gene encoding beta-ketoacyl-ACP synthase II, producing the protein MSQSLKRVVVTGLGAITPLGNTVKDYWQNLLQGQSGIGPITLFDASHLACRIAGEVKGFDPGDYLPRKDARRMDRFAQFAVCASQDAIAHANFEINDLNANDVGVLIGSGVGSIKVMEEQQEIYLTRGPDRCSPFMIPMMIANMAAGLTAIHTGAKGPCSCTVTACASGSNAIGEAFRLVQWGYANAMICGGTEAAITPLSITGFANARALSTRNAEPTRASRPFDCDRDGFVMGEGAGILLLEELEHALNRQAPIYSEIVGYGLTCDAHHMTAPVPGGKMAAAAMSLALKDANLFPNQVSYINAHGTSTPANDINETLAIKRALGDHAFQVAVSSTKSMTGHLLGGSGGIEAVATVLAIANNTIPPTLNLDHPDPACDLNYVPHHSRSQPVDVALSNSFGFGGHNVTLAFKKFELQ; encoded by the coding sequence ATGTCACAGTCTTTGAAGCGAGTCGTTGTCACAGGGTTAGGCGCAATTACTCCACTAGGCAATACGGTTAAAGACTACTGGCAAAACCTGCTGCAGGGGCAGAGCGGGATTGGGCCGATTACCTTATTCGATGCCTCTCATCTCGCCTGCCGCATTGCCGGGGAAGTCAAGGGGTTTGATCCGGGCGACTATTTACCGCGCAAAGATGCTAGACGAATGGATCGCTTTGCTCAGTTTGCGGTCTGTGCCAGCCAAGATGCGATCGCACACGCCAACTTTGAGATCAATGACCTCAATGCCAACGACGTGGGCGTTTTAATCGGCAGTGGGGTGGGCAGCATCAAAGTCATGGAAGAGCAGCAGGAGATCTACCTAACCCGAGGCCCCGATCGCTGCAGCCCTTTCATGATTCCGATGATGATTGCCAACATGGCGGCTGGGTTAACCGCCATCCATACCGGAGCAAAAGGCCCCTGCTCCTGCACCGTAACCGCCTGTGCTTCTGGGTCTAACGCGATCGGAGAAGCCTTTCGGTTGGTTCAGTGGGGCTATGCCAATGCCATGATCTGCGGCGGCACCGAGGCCGCCATCACCCCCCTCTCGATTACCGGATTTGCCAATGCCAGAGCGCTATCTACCCGCAATGCAGAACCGACGCGGGCCTCTCGACCCTTTGATTGCGATCGCGATGGCTTCGTCATGGGCGAGGGAGCAGGCATTCTCCTACTAGAAGAGTTGGAACACGCCCTGAATCGCCAGGCTCCCATCTATTCAGAAATCGTAGGCTACGGTCTGACCTGCGATGCCCATCACATGACAGCTCCCGTTCCCGGCGGCAAAATGGCGGCGGCCGCAATGTCGCTAGCCCTCAAAGATGCCAACCTGTTTCCCAATCAGGTGAGCTACATCAATGCCCACGGCACCAGCACCCCCGCCAACGATATCAATGAAACCTTAGCAATCAAACGAGCGTTGGGAGACCATGCCTTTCAGGTTGCGGTCAGCTCCACCAAGTCAATGACAGGGCATCTGCTGGGCGGCTCCGGTGGAATTGAGGCTGTAGCCACAGTACTTGCGATCGCCAACAACACGATCCCGCCTACCCTCAACCTCGACCACCCCGACCCAGCCTGCGATCTCAACTACGTTCCCCACCACAGCCGCAGCCAGCCAGTAGATGTTGCCCTTTCCAACTCCTTCGGATTTGGCGGGCATAACGTCACGCTTGCATTCAAAAAATTTGAACTCCAATAG